The window TCCTCATCGCGAAGGTTGATGGCTGGTATGCCGTACCGTCCCAACAGACTCAGGAAGACGAGGCGGTCGGTCCCTGCGACTTGCGCCGCAACGCCCGCAGACACCTTTCCCGCCTCGTAGAGGATGCCCGCCAAGAGGAATCGCGCTTCAACGCGGAACTCCTCGTCCGACATCTTGAGGCTCTGCGGCAACTCATCCGGAATGGGTATCGTGATGTGCTTCATAGCAGTCTCCCGTCGCCGCTTACTCGACGGCTTCCGTCAGGATGCGGAG is drawn from Candidatus Poribacteria bacterium and contains these coding sequences:
- a CDS encoding UPF0175 family protein, whose product is MKHITIPIPDELPQSLKMSDEEFRVEARFLLAGILYEAGKVSAGVAAQVAGTDRLVFLSLLGRYGIPAINLRDEEVRLEIEAARRLSEA